The Oncorhynchus nerka isolate Pitt River linkage group LG3, Oner_Uvic_2.0, whole genome shotgun sequence genome includes the window gaccctttcctatttcagcatgaaaatgcccctgtgcacaaagcgaggtccatacagaaatggtttgtcgagatcggtgtggaagaatttgacaggcttgcacagagccctgacctcaactatattgaacacctttgagatgaattggaacgccgactgcaagccaggcctaattgcccaatatcaatgcccgacctcactaatgctcatggctgaatggaagcaagtccccgcagcaatgttccaacatctagtggaaagccttcccagaagagtggaggaggttattgcagcaaagggggggaccaactccatattaatgcccatgatttttgaatgagatgttcgacgagcaggtgtccacaaacttttggtcatgtagtgtaatttGTGTCATTACATCAGCTTGAAACATTGTTGATACCCTCGATCCTGATTGGCACTGATCTGACAATAAAACAGCATCTCCAGACCAGTCCAGACCAGCACTCTTAGAATCAAAGCACCAGTTTTATGGATTAATACTCAATAGCCAATGCCTGAGTGTTTATACCTTGTAAATTAATGTCAATCCTCAATCCACATTCCACCCTGGCCTTACCTGCAGTTTGCGTTTAATCTTGCGTACATTGTGTTGCAACAGGAAGTTGTTCTCCAGGGCGAAGCGGCTGTACTGGTTGTCCAACTGGCCCAAGAGGTCATGGAAACGGACCATCGCCAGGGAAACGCTGGTTGCCACCGTGTCCCTGCAGGGCATCAACCAAAAGGGGCGGGATTTTGAAATCTATTGTTATCATTTAAAATGATAGCAACCAGACCACGGAAACACAgtgtagtgtcttaacacttagtacttatttataTAATAAGAAAGACTCTGAAAACAAGtaattgaactggagcttcacatttactcaaacgagttagtaccagaataacatagaacaacactgcgcatgaccaagggtgctccatccttaaaggggacatcagtaattaacagaacataacattccttctcttatacaatcagagttacttttaccaaaccacaactgaaacatttcccagaacttgtagttattttgcatcttttaatttgaacagttcatttttgtttgtttgtttataagcCTAGTCTGTCTGGTGGGCGGTGCCTTCGTTCTGGGTAGCGCCTCGGATTGTCTGGAGGCTCCTGAACatcctcagtgtgtgcttgttccaTTATAGCTTCTGCTATAGCAGCACCTTCATCAACAAGTTCCCTTCTTTCAGCCTGGGGTCTCTTTACTGCCCCACCGTCCTCTACAGTTCCCTGTGTGTCACTCTCAGGAGCTCTCTGTGCCTGTTCTCTCTCGATTGTTGTGCTGTTTTCCGTAGAATGCATTTGGATAATGTGACGCCGCCACATTATGTCTGGGCTCACTTGAACCTGGTAAGTTCTGGGTcccgtttgtgtgtgtacgttccctcttgtccatttccctcctcttctgtagtctcgcaccatcacttcctgtcctgtttggagATGGCGCTCCCGGCCACCGGAAAGCATCTTGGCTTGTTTGTTCAGCACTTCATTACGCCTGTTTGGCTTCATGATGTCCAGCTGTGTGCTGAGAGGCCTCCCGAACATCAGTGCGGCTGGGCTTTCATTTGTCTGGCATGTGGGGTGTTTCGGTAGGAGGCCAGGAACTTGGCCAGTTTTGTTTGCAAAGTCCCTTCGTCTCGTTTTGCTTTGCTGCACGGAGTCCTTGCTTTAGGGTTTGCACAAAGCGTTCTGCCAGCCCATTGGTGGCAGGGTGGTACGGAGCTGAGGTTGAGATTTGATTCCATTTACTGACATGAATCTTGTAAACTCGTCACTTACAAAAGCTTGTGCGTTGTCACTTACCAGCTGCAGCGGCAATCCGAAGCGTGCAAACATTGTTCTGAGACACTCTATCGTCTgagctgaggtggaggagtcGGTGCAAAACACCTCTGGCCATTTGGAATGGGCATCAACTATAACCAGAAACATGTGCTTTTCAAAGGGACCAGCGTAGTCCACATGAATTCTCTGCCATGGCTCTGTGGGCCATTCCCATGGGTGGACTGGGACAGGAGCAGGCATGTGAAGGGTTTCCAAACATCTGCTACAGTTCTTCACCATGTTTTCTATCTGTTGATCCAGACCTGGCCACCAGAAGTGGCTTCTTGCGAGCAGCTTCATTTTGACAATTCCAACATGACCTTCATGTAGTTGCTGCAAGACTAGATGTTGGCATTTCTGGGGTATCATGACTCTCATTCCCCACATCAAACATACTTGGTACGTTGTAATTTCGTTTCTCCGCTGGAAATACGGAGTTAGCTCCTTTCTGCCAGTAGCTGACCATCCTGACATGGAGTAGGTGTACACTTTTGACAAGGTCACATCTTTCCTTGTCTCCTGTTTGATAACTGTGCTTGTGACCGGTAGTGCCTCGAGCTGAGCGGGATGGAACATGTCCACTGCATCCaccctcctttgtctttctcttgtacacggcagtcgggataatccatctgcatttgtgtggagggatgacggcttaaactcaatgtcatacatatgactggcaaggaacagggcatatcgctgtaatctggctgctgtcattgccggaatgcctttctttggactgaaagtggaaagcaacggctggtgatctgtaaccagtgtgaaacgcTTGCCATATAGGTATGCGTGGAATTTCTTGACGCCCCACACTAGAGCCAGTGCTTCTTTGTCGATTTGTGAGTCGTTTTTCTCTGCATCATTCAATGTTCGTGACGCAAATGCAACTGGCCTCTCTGACCCATCGTTCAGTGTGTGTGAAAGGACTGCCCCTAAGCCATAAGGGGACGCATCACAAGCCAACTTCACTGGCATTTCAGGGTCGAAATGCATCAGGACCTGTTCAGATGTTATGAGCCGTTTTGCCTCCAGAAATGCATTTTCACACTGCTCTGTCCAACGCCATGTCCTATTCTTTTCCAGGAGCTGATTTAGAGGCTGGAGTACTGCTGAAAGGTTTGGGAGGAATCTTCTGTAGTAATTGATCAATCCCGTGAAAGATCTCACTTCTGTGATATTTTGTGGCCGTGGTGCCTGTACCACTGCCTCGattttgtcctgtgttttgtgCAATCCATTGCAGTCAATTTCATGTCTACAGAAGACAATCTTGTCTTTGAAGAACTCACACTTCTGTAAGTTTGCCTGTAGACCATACTCTTTCAGTCTTTTCAGGACCTCTTCCAAGTTAGCCAGGTGCTCTTTGTCGGTGCGTCCTGTTATGATCATGTCATCCAGGATACACTGGGTTCCTGGGATTCCTTGCAAAATCTGGTCAATAGTTCGTTGCCAAATGGCTGGGGCTGATGCAATGCCAAAAACCAGGCGGTTATACCTGTATAgacctttgtgtgtgtttattgtcaggtactgtttggagctctcttcaaccggtagctgcaggtaagcctgtttcagatcgattttactgaagtgtttcccaCCAGCTAGTGCATCAAAGATGTCATCCAGACGTGGTAGGAGGTATTGGTCCACATGCAACATTGGATTCACAGATACCTTGAAGTCTCCAAACATTCTAACAGACCCGTCTTTCTTCACAATAGGAACTATGGGTGAGGCCCATTCGCTTCTGTCCACTTGTCAGGATCCCTGTATCCTGCAAGCGATCGATCGATTTCCGCTTCCACCTTTGGTCTCAGGGAGTATGGAACAGATCTGGCTTTGCAGAATTTGGGTTGCGTCATCTCTTAGTACAAGTTTTGCTGTGAAGCCTTTTACTGTtcccatctgatcactgaaaactgtgtTGTATTTCTTCCGCAAGTGTTCCAGCGTTTGGTCTGTGCCTTTCTCTTTGGACTGGAACGTGTGGAGCATTTTCAAGTCACACCAGTTCAGCTTTATTTTTGAAGGCCATTCCCTGCCAAATAATGGGGGGCCAGTTCCAGGCACCACATGCAGCTGTAACTGCTGTGTTTGCCCCCCATAACGCACTCTGACCTGCAACGCCCCCATTgggctcaatctctctccctagTAGGTCTTCAGCAACATAGCCTTAAAGTGCTCATTGTAGACGGTAGTGGAATTTAGACACTGCAGATCCTGTGTCCAGCTCCATTTTGAGGGGTTTGCCTTCGATATCTGGTGTCATCCATATTATGCTACTGCTGGGAGCCACTGTGTTTAACTCCATTGTACCAATTAATCGTTCATCTGAATCACTGCCACTGTTCTCTGCTAGTGCATTCACAGACCCTTTCATTTTCTCAGTTTTCCTTTTGTGACTGAATTTTGCTTTGCATGCTCTTTGaatgtgcccccccccccttctactGCATTTGTGACAAATGTCGTCTTTGAAACGGCAGTCCTCTGCTCTGTGACCATCTGTCACACCTGTTGCATTTTTCGGCTACACGGAGGGAGGGGGGGGCTGTCGGCTTCGTGAAAACTTGTGCAGGGAAATGTGACAGGTCAGTACTTCTTTTACTTTGCAACTCAAATGCATCTTTAGTCGCGATTTCCATAGCCACAGCAATTTCAACCGCCTTTGCAAACGTGAGATCTGATTCTGTGAGCAAACGGTTTtgaatgtgttcatgtttcagTCCACAAACATATGTATCCCTTAATGTGTCATTTATGTTCTCTCCAAACTGGCAATGTTCAGAGTTTCTTCAACTCTGCTACATATGTACTAACACCCCCCCATTCTGATCTCTCTTGTGGAAACGAAAACGTTCCGCGATGAGGAGTGGTTTAGGTGAAATTGTGGAGATATTGCAAAATCACCTGTGAATGTTTTATTTGAGGgcttcagaggggcagtcagATCTCTTAGCAAACTGTACGTTTTTGGTCTAATTAAACTCAACAACGCTGGTACTCTCTTGTTATCAGCAATGTCGTTTGCAATGAAGTACTGTTCCAGTCGTTCAATGTAAGTTGCCCAGTTTTCTTGGGTGTCATCAAACACATCTACTTTCCCGATGCTAGCCATTCTCTTTACTTCCGGCTCCACAGGTCTTTGATCTGCAGCCTCGTTCTCGTCAGCTCTCCCCTCGTCTTCACTGCTTGCTAACTGTTGTGCTACAGGGTCaaaatcttcctctcttcctacgaGCTCCATCTGTATTCGTGATGCACACTGCAGGTAATCATCCTCGTCGCcattgtagtgtcttaacacgtaatacttatttatataataagaaagactctgaatacaagtaattgaactggagcttcacatttactcaaacgagttagtaccagaataacagaacaacactgcgcatgaccaagggtgctccatccttaaaggggacatcagtaattaacagaacataacacacagtGTCTTAGAAGGTGAAGAGTTTGACAAactgcacatcaacaacaacgaAAGTGTCAACCTTGATACATCTCTtacttttactttcagttttctTATTACGGTAGTTGGCGCAGGCTTTCGTC containing:
- the LOC135565355 gene encoding uncharacterized protein K02A2.6-like gives rise to the protein MFGDFKVSVNPMLHVDQYLLPRLDDIFDALAGGKHFSKIDLKQAYLQLPVEESSKQYLTINTHKGLYRYNRLVFGIASAPAIWQRTIDQILQGIPGTQCILDDMIITGRTDKEHLANLEEVLKRLKEYGLQANLQKCEFFKDKIVFCRHEIDCNGLHKTQDKIEAVVQAPRPQNITEVRSFTGLINYYRRFLPNLSAVLQPLNQLLEKNRTWRWTEQCENAFLEAKRLITSEQVLMHFDPEMPVKLACDASPYGLGAVLSHTLNDGSERPVAFASRTLNDAEKNDSQIDKEALALVWGVKKFHAYLYGKRFTLVTDHQPLLSTFSPKKGIPAMTAARLQRYALFLASHMYDIEFKPSSLHTNADGLSRLPCTRERQRRVDAVDMFHPAQLEALPVTSTVIKQETRKDVTLSKVYTYSMSGWSATGRKELTPYFQRRNEITTYQVCLMWGMRVMIPQKCQHLVLQQLHEGHVGIVKMKLLARSHFWWPGLDQQIENMVKNCSRCLETLHMPAPVPVHPWEWPTEPWQRIHVDYAGPFEKHMFLVIVDAHSKWPEVFCTDSSTSAQTIECLRTMFARFGLPLQLVSDNAQAFVSDEFTRFMSVNGIKSQPQLRTTLPPMGWQNALCKP